From Harpia harpyja isolate bHarHar1 chromosome 21, bHarHar1 primary haplotype, whole genome shotgun sequence, one genomic window encodes:
- the ATPAF2 gene encoding ATP synthase mitochondrial F1 complex assembly factor 2, whose amino-acid sequence MLSGCRRLLWGRFPTARFPRPPPAAAGSGPVGPGGGRAYAPPAERKRFYQNVSISQGEGGFEINLDHRKLKTPQGKLFTVPSEALAIAVATEWDSQKDTIKFYTMHLTTLCNTALDNPTQRNKMQLIRAAVKFLETDTVCYRVEEPAALAELQRNEWDPVVAWAEKRYNVAIGSSTSILGPNIPASTKETFVSHLASYNMWALQGIEYVITQLKSLILSMGLIDRHITVEKAVLLSRLEEEYQIQRWGSVEWAHDYDLCELRARTAAGTLFVHLCSESSTVKHKLLQD is encoded by the exons ATGTTGAGCGGTTGCCGCCGGTTGTTGTGGGGCCGCTTCCCGACCGCCCGGTTCCCCCGACCGCCTCCTGCCGCTGCCGGCAGCGGCCCGGTGGGGCCGGGCGGGGGTCGGGCCTACGCCCCACCGGCAG AGAGGAAGCGGTTTTACCAGAACGTGAGCATCTCACAAGGAGAAG GAGGCTTTGAAATAAACCTGGACCACCGAAAGCTGAAAACGCCCCAGGGCAAGCTCTTCACTGTCCCCAGTGAGGCCTTGGCCATTGCAGTGGCAACAGAGTGGGACTCCCAGAAAGACACCATCAAGTTCTACACTATGCACCTG ACCACACTGTGCAACACGGCGCTGGACAATCCCACACAGCGAAACAAAATGCAGCTGATCCGTGCGGCTGTGAAGTTCCTGGAGACTGACACTGTCTG CTATCGTGTGGAGGAGCCAGCCGCcttggcagagctgcagaggaaTGAATGGGATCCTGTTGTCGCCTGGGCTGAGAAAAG GTACAACGTGGCAATTGGCTCCTCGACCAGCATCCTGGGGCCAAACATTCCAGCCAGCACCAAGGAGACCTTCGTCAGCCATCTGGCGTCCTACAACATGTGGGCCCTGCAAG GTATAGAATATGTAATCACCCAGCTGAAATCTCTGATTCTGTCCATGGGTCTGATTGACAGGCACATTACAGTAGAGAAAGCCGTGCTTCTGTCTCGCCTGGAGGAAGAATACCAG ATTCAGCGGTGGGGCAGTGTGGAGTGGGCCCATGACTATGATCTGTGCGAGCTGCGTGCTCGCACGGCCGCTGGGACTCTCTTTGTTCACCTCTGTTCAGAGAGCTCGACTGTAAAACACAAGCTGTTGCAGGACtga
- the GID4 gene encoding glucose-induced degradation protein 4 homolog has product MPVRSERCRAGGAAGSASSPPSGAAASSLVPPPPINTAQPGVATSLLYSGAKFRGQQRSKGNAYEVEVVMQHVDMENSYLCGYLKIKGLTEEYPTLTTFFEGEIISKKHPFLTRKWDADEDVDRKHWGKFQAFYQYAKTFNSDDFDYEDLKNGDYVFMRWKEQFLVPDHTIKDISGASFAGFYYICFQKSAASIEGYYYHRSSEWYQSLNLTHVPEHSAPIYEFR; this is encoded by the exons ATGCCGGTGCGGAGCGAACGGTGCCGTGCGGGCGGTGCGGCGGGTTCGGCCTCCTCACCTCCCTCAGGGGCGGCCGCTAGTAGTCTGGTACCGCCGCCTCCCATCAACACGGCGCAGCCCGGGGTGGCCACTTCGCTGCTTTATAGCGGTGCCAAGTTTCGCGGGCAGCAGCGCAGCAAGGGCAATGCCTACGAGGTGGAGGTCGTCATGCAG CATGTGGATATGGAAAACTCCTATCTCTGTGGATACTTGAAGATTAAAGGCCTTACAGAG GAGTACCCAACCCTCACCACTTTCTTTGAAGGCGAAATAATCAGTAAAAAGCACCCTTTCTTAACACGCAAGTGGGATGCTGATGAAGATGTGGATCGTAAACACTGG GGGAAGTTCCAGGCTTTTTACCAGTATGCAAAAACATTTAACTCTGATGACTTTGATTATGAGGATCTGAAAAATGGGGACTATGTCTTCATGAGATGGAAG GAACAATTCCTAGTCCCAGATCACACTATCAAAGACATCAGCGGTGCTTCCTTTGCTGGTTTCTATTACATCTGCTTCCAGAAGTCAGCAGCATCTATAGAGGGCTATTACTACCATAGGAGTTCAGAATG gTATCAGTCATTGAATTTAACTCATGTTCCTGAGCACAGTGCTCCTATCTACGAATTCCGATGA